In one Umezawaea sp. Da 62-37 genomic region, the following are encoded:
- a CDS encoding cysteine desulfurase: protein MTTTATPLDVATLRADFPILSRTVREGKKLVYLDSGATSQRPTQVLDAERLFLNTANAAVHRGAHQLAEEATDAYEGARARIADFVGASPEELVFTKNATEGINLVAYAMGNASISGPEAARFLLGPGDEIVITEMEHHANLVPWQQLCLRTGATLRWFGVTDEGRLDLSDVDELVTAKTKVVAFTHQSNVLGTVNPVAELVAAARKVGALTVLDACQSVPHSPVDFHALGVDFAVFSGHKMLAPSGIGVLYGRRELLEALPPFLTGGSMIEMVHMAKSTFAPPPQRFEAGVPMTSQAVGLGAAVDYLREVGMDRVAQHEHVLTEAALRGLREIPGVTIVGPESTVDRGGAVSFVIDGVHPHDAGQVLDSLGIAVRVGHHCAWPLHRRLGIPATVRATFYLYNDLDEVAALLDGVREAQRFFGVG from the coding sequence GTGACCACCACCGCTACTCCACTGGACGTCGCGACCCTGCGTGCGGACTTCCCGATCTTGTCGCGGACCGTGCGCGAGGGCAAAAAGCTGGTGTACCTCGATTCCGGCGCCACCTCGCAGCGACCCACGCAGGTGCTCGACGCGGAACGGCTGTTCCTGAACACCGCGAACGCGGCCGTGCACCGCGGCGCGCACCAGCTCGCCGAAGAGGCGACGGACGCGTACGAGGGCGCACGGGCGCGGATCGCGGACTTCGTCGGCGCCTCGCCCGAGGAACTGGTGTTCACCAAGAACGCCACCGAGGGCATCAACCTCGTCGCCTACGCCATGGGCAACGCGTCGATCTCGGGTCCCGAGGCGGCGCGGTTCCTGCTGGGCCCCGGCGACGAGATCGTCATCACCGAGATGGAGCACCACGCGAACCTGGTGCCGTGGCAGCAGCTCTGCCTGCGCACCGGTGCGACGCTCCGCTGGTTCGGCGTGACCGACGAGGGCAGGCTCGACCTGTCCGACGTGGACGAGCTGGTGACCGCGAAGACCAAGGTCGTCGCGTTCACCCACCAGTCCAACGTGCTCGGCACCGTCAACCCCGTCGCGGAACTCGTGGCGGCCGCCCGCAAGGTCGGCGCGCTGACCGTGCTGGACGCCTGCCAGTCGGTGCCCCACAGCCCGGTCGACTTCCACGCGCTCGGCGTGGACTTCGCCGTGTTCAGCGGCCATAAGATGCTGGCCCCGTCGGGGATCGGCGTGCTCTACGGGCGGCGCGAGCTGCTCGAGGCGCTGCCGCCGTTCCTCACCGGTGGATCCATGATCGAGATGGTCCACATGGCGAAGTCGACGTTCGCGCCGCCGCCGCAGCGGTTCGAGGCGGGCGTGCCGATGACCTCCCAGGCCGTCGGGCTCGGTGCCGCCGTCGACTACCTGCGCGAGGTCGGCATGGACCGCGTCGCGCAGCACGAGCACGTCCTCACCGAAGCCGCTCTCCGCGGCCTTCGGGAGATCCCCGGCGTCACGATCGTCGGCCCCGAGTCCACAGTGGACCGCGGCGGCGCCGTGTCGTTCGTGATCGACGGCGTGCACCCGCACGACGCGGGCCAGGTCCTGGACAGCCTCGGCATCGCGGTCCGCGTCGGCCACCACTGCGCGTGGCCGCTGCACCGCAGGCTCGGGATCCCCGCGACCGTGCGCGCGACCTTCTACCTCTACAACGACCTCGACGAGGTCGCCGCCCTGCTGGACGGCGTCCGCGAAGCACAGCGCTTCTTCGGGGTGGGGTGA
- the sufU gene encoding Fe-S cluster assembly sulfur transfer protein SufU, giving the protein MQLQQMYQEIILDHYKNPHGRGLRDPYDAESFQVNPTCGDEVTLRVKLDGETVTDVSYDGQGCSISQASTSVLTDLVIGKSLGEAFKKFDAFVELMQSRGQLEPDEDVLEDGIAFAGVSKYPARVKCALLGWMAFKDAVARSEGAKA; this is encoded by the coding sequence ATGCAGCTGCAGCAGATGTACCAGGAGATCATCCTGGACCACTACAAGAACCCGCACGGTCGCGGTCTGCGCGACCCGTACGACGCCGAGTCGTTCCAGGTCAACCCGACCTGCGGTGACGAGGTCACGCTGCGGGTCAAGCTCGATGGCGAGACCGTCACCGACGTGTCCTACGACGGCCAGGGCTGCTCCATCAGCCAGGCCTCCACGTCGGTGCTCACGGACCTGGTGATCGGCAAGTCGCTCGGCGAGGCCTTCAAGAAGTTCGACGCCTTCGTGGAACTCATGCAGAGCCGCGGCCAGCTGGAACCCGACGAGGACGTCCTCGAGGACGGAATCGCCTTCGCGGGCGTTTCGAAGTACCCGGCACGCGTCAAGTGCGCGCTGCTCGGGTGGATGGCTTTCAAGGACGCGGTCGCCCGCAGCGAAGGAGCAAAGGCATGA
- a CDS encoding metal-sulfur cluster assembly factor, giving the protein MSEQDTEVVRGVEGLPVPPAPKADLAAYDDLEEAMRDVVDPELGINVVDLGLVYDLRVEEGNIAIIDMTLTSAACPLTDVIEDQTRQALTGGPGGGLVDDFRINWVWMPPWGPEKITDDGREQLRALGFTV; this is encoded by the coding sequence ATGAGCGAGCAGGACACCGAGGTCGTGCGCGGCGTCGAAGGGCTGCCCGTGCCGCCGGCACCCAAGGCCGACCTCGCGGCGTACGACGACCTCGAAGAGGCCATGCGCGACGTCGTCGACCCGGAGCTGGGCATCAACGTGGTCGACCTCGGCCTCGTGTACGACCTCCGCGTCGAAGAGGGCAACATCGCCATCATCGACATGACGCTGACGTCGGCGGCCTGTCCGTTGACGGACGTGATCGAGGACCAGACGCGGCAGGCGTTGACCGGTGGTCCCGGTGGTGGGCTGGTGGACGACTTCCGCATCAACTGGGTGTGGATGCCGCCGTGGGGGCCGGAGAAGATCACCGACGATGGTCGGGAGCAGTTGAGGGCTTTGGGGTTCACGGTTTAG
- a CDS encoding glutamate--cysteine ligase, whose protein sequence is MSKADTSQLPRPRTLFDQALSVGVEEEFLLVDATTREVAPLAPEVLATPRDSRYDLQAELTDFQVEIATPVCRSMTEVRTELVAARAALGSMASAHGTRLVATGTAVLGEVNPAPLTDDPRYRKMEVEYGRLIHDLTICGCHVHVGIPDDDAGVHISNHLRPWLPVLLALSANSPFASGRDTGYASWRYLTWSPWPSAGAPPWFASAEEYHANTRLMQDSGAAMDAATIYWDVRLSANHPTVELRVCDVAATVDEAVLIAALTRAIASMALSSRVPALNVAPHLLRAALWRAARDGVEGTNVNLATGELVRASTQVQALVTWARPALEASGDFDLVTAGVDRMLLDGSGAERQRRAFRRHGKLSDVVDLLVEQTAPA, encoded by the coding sequence GTGAGCAAGGCCGACACCAGCCAGTTGCCCCGACCACGGACACTCTTCGACCAGGCCCTTTCCGTGGGCGTCGAGGAGGAGTTCCTGCTGGTCGACGCCACCACCCGCGAGGTCGCCCCGCTCGCGCCGGAAGTGCTCGCCACGCCGCGGGATTCCCGCTACGACCTCCAGGCCGAGCTGACGGACTTCCAGGTCGAGATCGCCACCCCGGTCTGCCGATCGATGACCGAGGTGCGCACCGAACTCGTCGCCGCCCGCGCCGCCCTCGGCTCCATGGCCTCCGCCCACGGCACCCGCCTGGTCGCCACCGGCACGGCGGTACTCGGCGAGGTCAACCCCGCCCCGCTCACGGACGACCCGCGCTACCGCAAGATGGAAGTCGAGTACGGCCGACTGATCCACGACCTGACCATCTGCGGCTGCCACGTGCACGTCGGAATCCCCGACGACGACGCGGGCGTCCACATCAGCAACCACCTCCGCCCCTGGCTGCCGGTCCTGCTGGCGTTGAGCGCCAACTCACCGTTCGCCTCGGGCCGCGACACCGGCTACGCCAGCTGGCGCTACCTGACCTGGTCCCCCTGGCCCTCCGCGGGCGCACCGCCGTGGTTCGCCTCCGCCGAGGAGTACCACGCGAACACACGGCTCATGCAGGACAGCGGCGCCGCCATGGACGCGGCCACGATCTACTGGGACGTAAGGCTTTCCGCCAACCACCCGACAGTGGAGCTGCGGGTCTGCGACGTCGCCGCCACCGTCGACGAGGCCGTGCTGATCGCCGCCCTCACCCGCGCGATCGCCTCCATGGCACTGAGTTCCCGCGTCCCCGCCCTGAACGTGGCACCCCACCTGCTGCGCGCGGCGTTGTGGCGAGCAGCAAGGGACGGCGTCGAGGGCACGAACGTCAACCTCGCCACCGGCGAACTGGTACGAGCTTCAACACAGGTACAGGCACTGGTGACCTGGGCCCGACCGGCTTTGGAAGCTTCCGGCGACTTCGACCTGGTAACAGCAGGCGTCGACCGAATGCTGCTGGACGGCTCAGGAGCAGAACGACAACGGCGAGCATTTCGGCGCCACGGAAAACTCTCGGACGTAGTGGACCTGCTGGTGGAACAGACCGCACCGGCATAA